A single region of the Desulfomonile tiedjei genome encodes:
- a CDS encoding pyruvate carboxylase subunit B, giving the protein MEAEKGKQVKIFDITLRDGSQSKVATRIKLDDLLKVATKLADTGIYGAETWGGATFDVCVRFLREDPWERARALKQAMPNVKSMMLIRGQNIVAYSNFPDDVVVKFVEAAARNGIDVFRIFDALDDIRNHEAVVKAVRAVDKTAEGAVCYTISPVHTIEKFVSKARKLEDMGVHQIAIKDMAGLIDPQTTYELVSSLKKAVDVPIHLHTHDNCGMGMMSVLKAVEAGCDMIDSVLSPFSGGTGHPCTESLVYSLHRFGYQTGCDLEKLTKAAEEAKIIRTYYNEFEAPYSGVDCKMLVTQIPGGVMSNLSSQLRLQNALDRLNEIVDEIPRVREDLGWIPLVTPTSQIVVSQATFNVLLGRYKIIANHTANLLKGLYGETPAPVNKELQDRVLKGEKPVTLRPAELMPPMWPALEKKFPGLSAEEILIHAIFPHEASGYFEEKTKDAA; this is encoded by the coding sequence ATGGAAGCGGAGAAAGGGAAGCAGGTCAAGATCTTCGATATTACTCTCAGAGACGGCTCCCAGAGCAAGGTTGCCACACGCATCAAGCTTGATGATCTTCTGAAGGTTGCGACAAAACTGGCGGACACCGGAATTTACGGCGCTGAAACATGGGGCGGAGCCACGTTCGACGTGTGTGTCCGTTTCCTGAGAGAAGATCCGTGGGAACGAGCCCGCGCTCTAAAACAGGCCATGCCCAATGTGAAAAGCATGATGCTCATTCGCGGGCAGAATATAGTGGCTTATTCGAATTTTCCGGACGACGTTGTCGTAAAGTTCGTTGAGGCCGCTGCCCGCAACGGAATAGATGTGTTTCGCATCTTTGACGCGCTGGACGACATAAGAAACCATGAGGCTGTGGTCAAGGCCGTCAGGGCCGTTGATAAGACCGCGGAGGGAGCGGTTTGTTATACCATAAGCCCTGTGCACACAATCGAGAAGTTCGTGTCCAAGGCCAGGAAATTGGAGGACATGGGTGTTCATCAAATTGCAATTAAAGATATGGCAGGTCTGATAGATCCTCAGACGACCTATGAGCTTGTTTCAAGCCTGAAGAAAGCAGTGGATGTTCCCATACACCTTCACACCCACGACAATTGCGGAATGGGCATGATGTCCGTCCTCAAGGCCGTAGAGGCCGGATGCGACATGATCGATTCGGTGCTCAGCCCATTCTCGGGTGGTACCGGGCATCCGTGTACGGAATCTCTCGTCTACTCTCTGCACCGTTTCGGTTACCAAACGGGCTGCGACCTGGAGAAACTTACCAAAGCCGCGGAAGAAGCCAAAATCATCAGGACTTATTACAACGAGTTCGAAGCTCCGTACAGCGGTGTGGATTGCAAGATGCTGGTGACTCAGATCCCGGGAGGGGTTATGTCCAATCTCAGCAGCCAGCTAAGGCTTCAGAACGCTCTGGACAGGCTGAACGAGATCGTGGACGAGATCCCAAGAGTGCGGGAAGACCTTGGGTGGATACCTCTGGTCACGCCGACATCGCAGATAGTGGTTTCGCAGGCAACATTCAATGTCCTTCTCGGACGATACAAGATCATAGCCAACCACACGGCAAACCTTCTGAAAGGCCTTTACGGAGAGACACCCGCGCCCGTGAACAAGGAGCTGCAAGATAGAGTGCTCAAGGGCGAGAAGCCTGTGACCCTGCGTCCGGCAGAGCTGATGCCTCCCATGTGGCCCGCGCTGGAAAAAAAGTTTCCCGGCCTCTCTGCAGAAGAAATCCTCATTCACGCCATTTTCCCTCATGAGGCGTCGGGGTATTTCGAAGAAAAGACCAAGGATGCCGCGTAA
- a CDS encoding 2-oxoacid:acceptor oxidoreductase family protein, with protein sequence MIEIRFHGRGGQGAVTSAELVAQAAIDAGKYATAFPSFGPERRGAPVVAFARVDDQPVRLRSKIYRPDVVVVLDPSLLEIANPAEGIRDGGILIINSSGDPASIRKKLGYEGKMALVDASSIAKEVIGLPITNTTMVGALIKGTNLLSVDWLKEPFKRRFGKIAPRNIEAMEKAFTETAIAE encoded by the coding sequence ATGATTGAAATAAGATTCCACGGCAGAGGCGGTCAAGGGGCCGTGACTTCGGCCGAACTTGTTGCCCAAGCAGCTATCGACGCGGGCAAGTACGCCACGGCGTTCCCGAGTTTCGGCCCTGAAAGAAGGGGCGCTCCTGTCGTGGCTTTTGCCAGGGTGGACGATCAGCCTGTTCGGTTAAGATCAAAGATCTACCGTCCCGACGTGGTAGTGGTTTTGGATCCTTCACTGCTGGAGATCGCCAATCCCGCGGAAGGTATCCGCGATGGAGGAATCCTTATCATCAATTCTTCCGGTGACCCCGCGTCAATCCGAAAAAAGCTCGGGTACGAGGGGAAAATGGCCTTAGTGGACGCGAGTAGCATAGCCAAAGAGGTAATAGGACTTCCCATCACCAACACCACCATGGTGGGCGCGCTCATAAAGGGGACGAATCTGCTGTCTGTGGATTGGCTCAAAGAGCCATTCAAACGCCGGTTCGGCAAAATCGCGCCGAGAAACATTGAAGCAATGGAAAAGGCATTTACGGAAACCGCAATCGCGGAGTGA
- a CDS encoding 4Fe-4S binding protein — protein sequence MTKPMEKITWQEIATGGVITEPGNASCYHTGTWRSQRPVYLEEKCIRCWRCYIMCPDAAISADYPNNCMVWNFDYCKGCGICAYECPVDAIEMVEEMV from the coding sequence ATGACCAAACCAATGGAGAAAATCACGTGGCAAGAGATAGCCACCGGCGGAGTCATTACCGAGCCCGGCAACGCCTCGTGTTACCACACGGGGACCTGGCGGTCGCAGAGACCGGTCTATCTCGAAGAGAAATGTATCCGGTGTTGGAGATGTTACATTATGTGTCCGGATGCGGCCATATCTGCGGATTATCCCAACAACTGCATGGTCTGGAATTTCGACTATTGCAAGGGTTGCGGCATCTGCGCTTACGAATGCCCGGTGGATGCCATTGAGATGGTGGAGGAGATGGTGTGA
- the porA gene encoding pyruvate ferredoxin oxidoreductase has translation MGRKVGIEVSIAAAEGVGLCDVDVVAAYPITPQTHVVEHLSELVAAGHLDAEFVPVESEHSAMSVCCGSAAAGARTFTATASQGLALMAEIVYIAASMRLPIVMFLSNRALSGPLSIWNDHSDTMMVRDAGWIQVFCKNGQETYDAIFHAFRVAEDQAVSLPVMINVDGFILTHVIEPIEFWTKEMVGKYLPPFKPLNRLHPDKVVSMGAFGMPEIYLEQKMAHNVALINSKPVVTKAWDEMAELTGRKYSPVELYRAEDAETLIVGMGTICETASLAVDQFRDAGKKVGLVELRLWRPLPSDEIRKALAGAKHVVVLDRAISLGGANAPVTSEIRALLYDEPKKPKVHCMIAGIGQRDVTPEDVVKMVEMALSGNFDYHIYGVRG, from the coding sequence ATGGGGCGAAAAGTAGGAATTGAGGTTTCAATAGCTGCGGCCGAAGGTGTCGGACTCTGCGACGTGGATGTTGTGGCGGCTTATCCCATTACGCCCCAAACACATGTGGTGGAACATCTGTCTGAACTTGTGGCTGCCGGACACCTTGACGCCGAGTTTGTGCCGGTGGAATCGGAGCACTCGGCCATGAGTGTTTGCTGCGGCTCTGCAGCGGCGGGCGCCCGCACCTTCACGGCCACGGCTTCTCAAGGACTGGCCCTGATGGCGGAGATCGTCTACATAGCGGCATCAATGAGATTGCCGATTGTGATGTTCCTCTCCAATCGTGCCCTGAGTGGTCCGTTGTCCATCTGGAACGACCATTCGGACACCATGATGGTGAGGGACGCCGGCTGGATACAGGTTTTCTGCAAGAACGGCCAAGAGACGTACGACGCTATTTTTCATGCATTCAGGGTCGCTGAAGATCAGGCGGTGTCTTTGCCGGTGATGATAAATGTGGATGGCTTCATCCTGACTCACGTAATCGAGCCGATAGAATTCTGGACTAAAGAAATGGTCGGGAAATACCTCCCGCCGTTCAAGCCCTTGAACCGCCTTCACCCGGACAAAGTGGTCAGCATGGGAGCGTTCGGGATGCCGGAAATCTACCTGGAACAGAAGATGGCTCACAATGTTGCTCTAATCAACTCAAAACCTGTCGTAACAAAAGCCTGGGACGAAATGGCCGAACTGACGGGAAGAAAGTATTCTCCTGTCGAACTCTACAGAGCCGAAGACGCTGAAACCCTGATCGTGGGCATGGGAACTATTTGCGAGACGGCTTCGTTGGCCGTGGATCAATTCAGGGACGCGGGCAAAAAAGTAGGCCTGGTGGAGCTTAGGCTCTGGCGGCCTCTCCCTTCTGACGAGATACGTAAAGCGCTTGCAGGGGCCAAGCACGTCGTGGTGCTGGACCGGGCGATCTCTTTGGGCGGGGCCAATGCTCCTGTAACCTCTGAGATCAGGGCACTTCTCTACGACGAGCCTAAAAAGCCGAAAGTTCATTGCATGATAGCAGGAATAGGCCAAAGAGACGTTACTCCGGAAGACGTGGTCAAAATGGTAGAAATGGCGCTTTCCGGAAACTTTGACTATCACATCTACGGAGTCCGTGGGTGA
- a CDS encoding pyruvate synthase subunit beta has protein sequence MAEEADKKKVLKPLKNFPTEEYLNSGHRACQGCAEVLAVRHVLKAIGPDMVLAMATGCMEIISSPYPLTSWNVPWIHVAFENAAAVASGVESGLKALRRKGRIPDRDLTVVAMGGDGGTSDIGFQALSGMMERGHKVIYVCVDNEAYMNTGVQRSSSTPFGATTTTSPAGKVTPSGQTTWKKDMTAIAAAHGIPYAATACPTFYTDLIKKIQKAKAVNGPSYIHVLSVCPTGWRIPPEKAIEYGKLAVDSGIFPLYEVEAGQWKLNRKPKQLMPVAEYFKGQGRYRHLEEKLTTYIQGRITERWEQLVQRCGADGDK, from the coding sequence ATGGCCGAGGAAGCCGATAAGAAAAAGGTGTTGAAACCGCTCAAGAATTTTCCCACAGAAGAATACCTCAATTCAGGTCATCGTGCATGCCAGGGATGCGCGGAAGTTCTGGCCGTCCGGCATGTGCTCAAGGCGATCGGGCCGGACATGGTATTGGCGATGGCCACCGGGTGCATGGAGATTATTTCGTCACCATATCCTCTAACCTCGTGGAACGTTCCCTGGATACACGTGGCTTTTGAGAATGCCGCGGCGGTGGCGTCAGGGGTGGAATCGGGCCTCAAGGCGTTGAGGCGCAAGGGCCGCATACCCGACCGGGATTTGACCGTAGTGGCTATGGGAGGGGACGGCGGCACCTCCGATATAGGATTCCAAGCCCTCTCCGGAATGATGGAGCGCGGCCACAAGGTGATTTACGTGTGTGTGGACAACGAAGCCTATATGAATACCGGAGTGCAGCGGTCTTCGTCCACGCCCTTCGGTGCCACCACGACTACGTCTCCTGCCGGAAAGGTCACTCCCTCAGGCCAAACCACATGGAAGAAGGACATGACAGCGATTGCAGCCGCGCACGGGATACCCTATGCTGCAACGGCTTGTCCGACTTTTTATACGGACCTGATCAAGAAGATCCAGAAGGCCAAGGCGGTGAATGGGCCGAGTTATATTCATGTGCTGTCTGTCTGCCCCACGGGCTGGAGGATTCCCCCTGAAAAGGCCATTGAATACGGCAAGCTGGCGGTGGATTCGGGAATTTTTCCACTCTATGAAGTGGAAGCCGGCCAGTGGAAGCTAAACCGAAAGCCCAAGCAGCTCATGCCTGTGGCGGAGTATTTCAAGGGACAGGGCCGGTATCGCCACTTGGAGGAAAAGCTGACGACCTACATACAGGGCAGGATAACCGAGAGGTGGGAGCAACTCGTTCAGCGTTGCGGGGCCGACGGGGACAAATGA
- a CDS encoding RNA-binding protein — translation MASINIYVGNLAFTTTDDQLKELFENYGQVESATIVSDKFTGRPRGFGFVKMLEREEGLRAIQELDAKDSMGRSLKVNEARPRTDRPDRQGGGGKGSRWR, via the coding sequence GTGGCTTCTATCAACATTTATGTCGGAAACCTGGCCTTCACCACCACCGATGATCAGCTCAAAGAACTGTTTGAGAACTATGGACAGGTTGAATCGGCCACCATAGTTTCCGACAAGTTCACGGGCCGGCCGAGAGGTTTCGGCTTTGTCAAGATGCTGGAACGTGAAGAAGGTCTGCGCGCAATCCAAGAATTGGACGCGAAAGACTCTATGGGCCGCAGTCTGAAAGTCAACGAGGCTCGCCCCCGCACTGATCGTCCCGATCGGCAAGGCGGCGGTGGGAAAGGCTCTCGCTGGCGATAA
- a CDS encoding DUF853 family protein, with product MGTEPGIFVGKGDSRIILTLSFANRHGLIAGATGTGKTVTLQVLAEGFSKSGVPVFMADVKGDLSGISTAGDAKPKLAQRAKKLGMKDYCPEGFPVVFWDIFGEQGHPIRATVSDMGPLLLARLLELNEVQEGVLNVAFKVADDNGLLLLDLKDLRALLNLLSENAKDLMQRYGNVSKTSVAAILRGILVLEQQGGEKLFGEPALNLKDIMRTDPKGYGQANVLAADKLMEHPRLYATFMLWLMSELFEELPEVGDLEKPLLVFFFDEAHLLFDEAPKALMEKIEKVVRLVRSKGIGIYFISQNPLDIPETVLGQLGNRVQHALRAFTPKDEKAVRTAAQTFRPNPKLDTVRAITELEVGEALVSTLEASGAPSVVQRALIAPPSSRIGPISVDERMTIINSSPLFGKYEDLIDRESAYEQLKSRGARISPGPAPDAEAGSQTQMPNEKGWGLPDILTGAGRKDSVLEAMAKSAARSIGSSIGRQIVRGILGSILKGK from the coding sequence ATGGGCACCGAACCGGGCATTTTTGTGGGCAAGGGCGACTCCCGGATTATTTTGACTCTTAGTTTTGCAAATCGCCACGGGCTTATAGCAGGCGCCACCGGCACCGGGAAGACCGTTACGCTGCAAGTTCTTGCAGAAGGATTCTCGAAGAGCGGAGTCCCCGTATTCATGGCGGATGTGAAAGGCGACCTTTCCGGCATAAGCACGGCCGGCGACGCAAAACCGAAGCTTGCTCAGAGAGCCAAGAAGCTCGGCATGAAGGATTATTGTCCCGAGGGTTTTCCGGTAGTGTTCTGGGACATTTTCGGGGAACAGGGGCATCCTATTCGCGCGACCGTTTCCGATATGGGGCCACTTCTCCTGGCACGTCTCCTGGAATTGAACGAGGTTCAAGAGGGCGTCCTCAATGTGGCCTTCAAGGTAGCCGATGACAACGGCCTGCTGCTACTGGACCTCAAGGATCTGCGCGCTCTTCTTAATCTTCTTTCTGAAAATGCGAAGGATCTTATGCAGAGGTACGGCAACGTGAGCAAGACCTCCGTTGCGGCTATTTTGCGTGGAATTCTGGTGCTCGAACAGCAAGGGGGCGAAAAGCTGTTCGGGGAGCCGGCTCTGAACCTTAAAGATATCATGCGAACCGACCCCAAGGGATACGGCCAGGCAAATGTGTTGGCAGCGGACAAGCTTATGGAACATCCAAGGCTCTACGCCACTTTCATGCTCTGGCTCATGTCGGAGCTTTTCGAGGAACTCCCCGAGGTCGGAGACCTTGAGAAACCTTTGCTCGTCTTCTTCTTCGACGAGGCTCACCTGCTTTTCGACGAAGCGCCGAAAGCATTAATGGAGAAGATAGAGAAGGTCGTTCGACTCGTCAGGTCCAAAGGTATCGGAATCTACTTTATTTCGCAGAACCCCCTCGACATTCCGGAAACCGTTCTTGGACAGCTCGGCAACCGTGTCCAACATGCTCTGCGAGCATTCACTCCTAAGGACGAAAAGGCGGTTCGGACAGCCGCGCAGACGTTCAGGCCAAACCCTAAGCTCGACACTGTTCGGGCGATCACTGAACTTGAGGTCGGTGAAGCTCTGGTTTCCACCTTGGAAGCGTCAGGAGCGCCAAGCGTGGTTCAGCGTGCTCTCATTGCTCCTCCCTCATCGAGGATAGGTCCCATCAGCGTGGACGAGCGCATGACGATCATTAATTCAAGCCCATTGTTTGGCAAGTACGAGGATTTGATTGATCGAGAATCCGCCTACGAGCAGCTTAAGTCCCGGGGCGCGCGTATAAGCCCTGGGCCTGCGCCCGACGCAGAGGCCGGCAGTCAAACCCAAATGCCGAATGAGAAGGGCTGGGGGTTACCAGACATCCTGACCGGTGCCGGCAGAAAAGACAGTGTCCTCGAAGCTATGGCGAAAAGCGCTGCCAGGAGCATCGGGAGTTCTATCGGCAGACAGATAGTGCGGGGGATTCTGGGATCCATTCTCAAGGGAAAATGA